CGGCTGGCACCGAGGCCACAACGCCGGCAGCCGGCACCGAAGCCGCGGCACCCGCGGCGGCTCCCGCTGAAGAAGAGGCAGAGGCCTGGGCTCCCGCCGACGGCGCCGAGCGTTTTGCCTATTCGGCGCTGGCTAACATCGTCAGTGGCATCGCTTTCGCCTTGATCCTTGTCGCCGTTTCCGAATTCGCCGGTGGCATCGCCAACTGGCGCCAGGGCGTATTCTGGGGGTTCGCCGGCTTTGCGGTATTCACGCTTGCGCCGGGCCTTGGCCTGCCACCGGAACTGCCGGCCATGCCGGCGGCCGATCTGGTGTCGCGCCAAATCTGGTGGAGCTCGACGGTGGTTGCAACGGCTGTGGGTCTTGCGCTGATTGCCTTCCGGCAGTCGCTGCCGCTCGCCATCCTTGGCGTGGCGCTGATCGTTGCGCCGCACATCGTTGGTGCGCCGCAGCCGGAAAGCCACGACTCGCCGATCCCCGCCGACCTGCACCACAGCTTCGTCGTCGCCGTCACCATCACCAACCTGGTGTTCTGGACCGTGCTTGGCGCGGCAGTCGGTATGGTGCGCAATCGCTTCATGGGTGCGACGCCAGCGCTGCAAGGCCGCCTTGCCTGAGAAGCTGACTTTCCTGCTCGGTGGCGCGCGCTCCGGCAAGAGCGCGCATGCCGAGCGGCTGATCATGCAGTTTCCTGCGCCGTGGACGTATATCGCCACGGCGCAGGCCTACGACGACGAGATGCGCGAGCGCATTTCGATCCATCGCGGCCGCCGCGGCGAGGGCTGGCGAACGCTCGACGCGCCGCTGGATCTGGTCGGCGCGCTCGCCAGCCTGCCCGATGGCGCCCCTGTTCTGGTCGACTGCCTGACGCTCTGGCTTACCAATCACCTTCTGGCCGATCATGACGTCGAGGCCGAACGTGCGGCGCTCGTCGAGGTGCTGTCGCGTCCGCGCGGGCCGTGGTTCGTGGTCTCCAACGAGGTTGGGCTCGGCATCGTGCCCGACAATGCACTGGCCCGCCGTTTTCGTGATGATGCCGGCAGGCTCAATCAAAAGGTGGCGGCCGTGGCCGAAGAGGTCCTGTTTCTTGTCGCCGGCCTGCCGATGAAGGTGAAATGATGAAGACGATCGACGATCAGGAAGCCGAACGCCACCGCGCCAAGATGGCCAAGCGCAAGGCGGTTCAGGATGCCGAGGTCGCCGGCAAGACCATCGTCGAGAAGGGGCTGCTGATCGTCAACACAGGTCCC
The nucleotide sequence above comes from Aminobacter aminovorans. Encoded proteins:
- a CDS encoding CbtA family protein, producing the protein MSIFRNVVFIAAISGLLAGVVLAALQTYATDPLIFKAETYENAGGGHEHAAAAPAAGTEATTPAAGTEAAAPAAAPAEEEAEAWAPADGAERFAYSALANIVSGIAFALILVAVSEFAGGIANWRQGVFWGFAGFAVFTLAPGLGLPPELPAMPAADLVSRQIWWSSTVVATAVGLALIAFRQSLPLAILGVALIVAPHIVGAPQPESHDSPIPADLHHSFVVAVTITNLVFWTVLGAAVGMVRNRFMGATPALQGRLA
- the cobU gene encoding bifunctional adenosylcobinamide kinase/adenosylcobinamide-phosphate guanylyltransferase; the protein is MPEKLTFLLGGARSGKSAHAERLIMQFPAPWTYIATAQAYDDEMRERISIHRGRRGEGWRTLDAPLDLVGALASLPDGAPVLVDCLTLWLTNHLLADHDVEAERAALVEVLSRPRGPWFVVSNEVGLGIVPDNALARRFRDDAGRLNQKVAAVAEEVLFLVAGLPMKVK